A genomic segment from Chloroflexota bacterium encodes:
- a CDS encoding methyltransferase domain-containing protein: protein MAVKLSKSLKDNQGASSVASTVSEYERRFEVDQHGGSPIAEFTTANNLYYDVATDFFEFGWGRSFHFAPRVPGESFKASLARHEHYLAHRLGLETGMVVADIGCGVGGPLIEIARFTGAKIVGVNSNAYQLKRARKLVDDAGLAHLAEFLHGDFLDVDAPDASFDAAYSIEATCCAPDKASIYGEVFRLLKPGACFGAYEYCMTDRFDAQDPLQRRIKYDMQLGGGLPVIDDMATVDRALRSVGFEVLETRDLAQQTGPSIPWYEPLVGSGISLAAFRSSRLGRWVTHNSVRALEALRIAPKGTTRVAATLNLCAMAMVEAGRLGIFTPMYLVHARKPE, encoded by the coding sequence ATGGCCGTCAAGCTGTCCAAGTCGCTCAAGGACAACCAAGGCGCCTCGAGTGTCGCGTCGACGGTGAGCGAATACGAACGTCGCTTCGAGGTTGACCAGCACGGTGGATCGCCGATCGCCGAATTCACGACGGCCAACAATCTCTACTACGACGTGGCTACGGACTTCTTTGAGTTCGGCTGGGGCCGGTCGTTTCACTTCGCGCCGCGGGTGCCCGGCGAGAGCTTCAAGGCATCGCTGGCGCGCCATGAGCACTACCTGGCGCACCGGCTGGGGCTGGAGACGGGAATGGTCGTCGCCGATATCGGTTGCGGCGTTGGCGGACCGCTCATCGAGATCGCCCGGTTTACCGGCGCAAAGATCGTTGGCGTGAACAGCAATGCCTATCAGCTCAAACGTGCCCGGAAGCTGGTGGACGACGCGGGGCTGGCGCACTTGGCCGAGTTTCTGCACGGCGACTTCCTGGATGTGGATGCTCCGGACGCGTCGTTCGACGCGGCCTACTCCATCGAGGCCACGTGCTGCGCTCCGGACAAAGCGAGCATCTATGGCGAGGTGTTTCGCCTGCTCAAGCCCGGTGCATGCTTCGGCGCGTATGAGTACTGCATGACTGATCGATTCGACGCCCAAGACCCGCTCCAGCGGCGGATCAAGTACGACATGCAGCTGGGGGGCGGACTGCCCGTCATCGACGACATGGCAACCGTTGATCGCGCGCTGCGGTCGGTAGGTTTCGAGGTGTTGGAGACGCGAGACCTGGCGCAGCAGACCGGTCCGTCGATTCCCTGGTACGAACCGCTGGTGGGATCGGGGATTTCGCTAGCCGCCTTTCGCAGTTCGCGGCTCGGACGCTGGGTCACGCACAATTCGGTGCGAGCGCTCGAGGCGCTGCGCATCGCGCCGAAAGGCACGACGCGCGTCGCGGCGACGCTGAATCTCTGCGCGATGGCCATGGTCGAGGCGGGCCGGCTGGGCATCTTCACGCCGATGTACCTGGTCCACGCTCGCAAGCCGGAATAG
- a CDS encoding BrnA antitoxin family protein yields the protein MSELPPGVQEQIRSLETQSDDQIDTTDAPEILDWSDARRGVFYRPVKQQITLRLDADIIAWFKAHARGGRGYQTDINGALREHVQRTASSAR from the coding sequence ATGTCTGAGCTGCCGCCTGGCGTTCAGGAGCAGATTCGGTCGTTGGAGACACAGTCCGATGACCAGATCGACACCACCGATGCCCCGGAGATTCTCGACTGGTCCGACGCCAGGCGCGGAGTCTTCTACCGGCCGGTGAAGCAGCAGATCACGCTGAGGCTCGACGCGGACATCATCGCGTGGTTCAAGGCTCATGCTCGCGGCGGTCGCGGGTACCAAACTGACATCAATGGGGCGCTCCGCGAGCATGTTCAGCGGACGGCCAGTTCGGCACGGTAA